The stretch of DNA tgcaggaggggggtgagggctctgtgatggggccagggatgaggggttcaaggtgtgggagggggctctgggctggggtagggggggtgcaggctctgggattcagaagggggctctggggttggggtgcaggaggtggtgtggggtctgggctggggatgaggggtttggtgtgaaGGAGGgaattcagggctggggcagggggttgggcttaCCTAAGGCAGGTTGCCTGTCTATCctggcagggctttggagctgtgctcccgttccgctccaggcaaaaacctgcagctccactgctccagagctgctccgggctccgctccaaagccctgtataATCCTGGGGCActgtgctgtgccccggaagcggccagcaggtccggctcctaggcgggggcaGCAGGCTCTGTGATGCGTGCTGCTCTTGctggcaggcactgcccccttccgctcccatttgctgggaaccggccaatgggagtgcagagttggtgcttggggtgggggcaatgcGCGGAGCCCTGTGACCCCCTCGCCtaagagccggacctgctggccgcttccgagGCGCAGCGCGGTGCCCTAGGACTAGCCTGCCTAGGCTCCGTagcaccgccgaccagacttttaatggcccggttgacggtgctgactggagcctccagggtcccttttcgactgggtgttccggtcgaaaactggacacctggtcaccctagcttcatTAATGGTTAAAGAGTTTAACTTTCAATCCTGCTAATAAAGCGAGCCTGGAACACGCGTAGCATGCTATCGTTAATCTAGTGTTCCATAGGAAcgttaataagtaaataaatatttatatgttATGGGCATTCTCGAACATTCTTCAGATTTTAATAACTCCATCAACATTTGAAACTAAAATCTGTTATTTTCCAAAAGAAACATTATTAGAATGTtgcagctattttttaaaaaaatctttgaatgCTAAAGAATTCATATTTCTCCAAATAGCCTTAACTAATTTATGCTGTAATTATCTCCCATCCTCTACTTACCCACCAACAATTTCTTTGCATCTGTCTATGATGCTGTCAAAATACCATATCTTATGCACACTTTCTATATGGACTACAGTCCTTTGACTACCATATTGTAAATGTAAACCTACAAACTACTTCAGAGCCATGATAGAGGCTGTATGCACAACCCATTCTTTGCTTCAGCTACCTGTTAACATTTAGCTGGCTGTTAATGTCAGTTTTTTCCACTTACATTCCACAGACACTATTTCAAATGCACCACTCCATTATATAAAAAAGAACTCAGTGTacctcccctaccctccagcaGCTAGATCACCACTGCCCCctactgatactcacaccttcttatcaactgtttgaaatgggctaccctgattacattggcctcattaccattacaaaagtgatttttcctcccttggtattctactgttgagaatagcccacttccaccttaattgaattggctcgttagcactgaccccccacttggtaaggcaactcccatcttttcatgtactgtgtatttatacctgcctactgtattttccactccatacatctgatgaagtgtgttttataagctttcgtgggctgcccaaatacatttattagtctctaaggtgccacaagtactccttgttgtttttgctgatacagactaacgtggctaccactctgaaagatAAGAATGTTTGCAGAACCTTTACGTGAATTTCCTAATTTCAGCTCTTGGTGCTGTATCgctttttgacatttaaaaataatcagtcaGTTAAGGCTTATTGACAGTTGGCAGTCTGCTGCTTATCGTCATTTTCATTACATCAACTCTGGGATTTAAAATCATTAAATAGAAACATGTTTTTATATCATTGCATCTTCTCTGAAGTGCGTACTCTCTCTTAAAGTTATAAAATGTTAGATTACAGTTTATTTTGACAAGTTCCTCTATGATATCACAGTTGTGCCATAAATTCTAAAATTATTTTAGTCACACGTTTAATAATATAATATGCATTGTAGCTGAATGATTTGGACGCTGGGGCTGCAGAACACTTAGcaacaagaacaaaaataaaataaaaatagagtatTTGTACAACAGTCCATGTAGTTGCTAGCATTACTAGTTGATTGGTCTCAAGGCGAAGACACACTGAAAATAGTGAATAGGACTATTAATGTAAAGAAACTTATTAGAATTTAATACAATTATGTTTTGAATGGAGATAAAATCTATTAAAATGTACAGCTATTAATGTGAACATTCCAGCAAGCTTCTAATATTTGCAGTACTGAAAACAGATTCTAGCTGGTAGCTGCAATTCTCAAAActattctcattttaaaaacattaatatttttGAATCGTTGTCAGAATAACAATATACTTACCAAGAGATAGAAAACTGACAGGAGAAGAAAGTATTTTTTAGGATTGATAGACACAGGTTGAAAGGAAATCAAATTGGTCGAGCCCCTTTGCTCCAAGTGCTCAAAAACTTGAAATTAGTAGCACTGAAAATAATGAATTATATGTAATTGTATTTCCTTTTCAGTTACTGAATAGAGAATAAAAACAGTGGGTGAAAATGTATATTCCTGTTTATAAATACTTGAACAATGTTTTCTGTGCATCAAAATTAGTTTTTATaactttctttattattattcgTCAACAGCTAAGAAGAAACATGCCAATCTACTTGGCTTCTTGGAAGGCTCCTCCTAGTGTCTTTAAATCATCCAAATCAGAAGCTATGGTAAACCCAGCCAATGAGGGGGTAGTGTGTGCTCCCCTTGACACACTTACAGAAGAAGAAATAATGATGAAAGAAATGGGTAATTTGCTGTTCAAACTCTTAAAATGGAGCCATTTATGACTAGATGTCGTCATCAAAAATTCAGtgttaaatatttgtaaaatgttgctTTTTATTCCTTATTCATAGCTAAATTTTGAGACCAGTGTGTTGATCCAAGTTTATGTGAAAACTTGATTTCAAATTCTGTTTAGGTCATAAGTGACTCAGGTGACTAGCCTTTGCCACAATTTCtgctctgctatttttagcatgctagttcaagCAAAGCTAATGTGAGTCTATCTACCATGTtggaaatcacacctcccagTTGTAGTGTAGATATCTGTAAGGGTAGAGTACTAGTATGTATACAGGGCACACTGCAGGAATAAAAATCAATAGAGATGAGACCAAGGTACGACTCTGGAAGTTATGTGGGGTTCAGGCTTTAACACCTGACCATGCTTTTGAATGTAATATTGTAAGGAAAGTGATGCTTTTCAGATTTGACAACTTGCATCAAGCCCTTACAAAGGATCCTGtaagagcagaggtgggcaaactacggctctgGGGTTGttggatgaggcaggagtcccaggggggcgggCCATgacccctcccctaaccggccctccctacaatttccgaaacccgatgcggccctcaggccaaaaagtttgcccaccccgtatAAGAGTCTGCGTCACCAAATTCATTCTCAAACTTCATGGCTTGTTATGATTATCAAGGAACAAGATAACAACTGTTATGTGTGGTGTTAGTGTGTTGGGGCATCACACAGAGGGCGGCGTTAAAAATTGCACTGCAGGGATTATTTGTACCTTGACTCTATATTTCATTATTTTCGGAGTATTGAGCATAGTGAACTCAACATCCTGGAAGGTCACGAGGCACCACTGAGCAATCTGAACTTTGCGTTAAGTTTTTGAGCAGTGGGGTTTgggatttgtttgtttggtttgtttttggggCGGTTCTAAAATGATTTCTCATTACCCTCTTGTCCAAAGCCCAGTTTTCCCTCTTCACTGCCACTGGCTCCTTGGAAATGATTTCCTTGGCCGCAGAGGGCACTGGATGCATGTTAGTCCCTGAACTGTCCATGATCATCTCATCCCCCATCTCTCTGTCCAGAACAACCTGATTCTCCCTTGTCAGCCCTCCGTCCTATGGAATGGCAGGGCTAAGCAGTGGCCCCACAGATTGAGGACTAGGCAGAGCGTACAGGAGCAGTGCAGGGATCACTATGGAGTCATTGGGGCTTATTTTCAAAGGGGGACAGAAATTGGGGCAATGGTTGGTGGAGGCTTGAGGGCAGAGCGAAAGTTGCCCCCAAGCTGTGATATGGATAACTATCCACTAGGAATTGGATCAAAGCAGTTCTAATTGGGCCACGGCCTGATCAGCTTGAGAGAGTAAATAGAAGAACTAGATTAAGCAAAAAAACTTTTTCCAGTTTATCATTTACAGAGTTCTTGTTCAACCAAAATAATACACACCAGCAAGGTATCTGGCCACATTCACTGAAAGCATTTTTAAGTCtgtaaactctttttaaaaacaaacaaacacacaaacaccctAATATGAATACCAGACAAACTAAACAGGAGAGCTCTTATGTCTCCAGGGGTTTCTGACCTGACTTCTGGTCAGCAAAGTGCTCTTGCATGCGAACTCTCAGAAATTTAAAAAGGGTCTGAGATGTAAATAGGCAATGCCCACTTGCATCAGCACAGGGACTTGCATCTAGCTAAAACTATTAAACCTCTTGCTGGGAATTAACCCAAAACACCCATATTGTTCTCGGGAACACTTGATCTTCCTTCCTGGGACACCACTGGGTTAGGGTGTTGCATATCTGTGGGATCTCCCTGCACTGGGATACGTATACCTTGATACAAATACTAAATCGCTGACTCTGATATTATTTAAAGAATTGGCTAGAATACTTATgtcctttcttttttttcattATAGTGAAAAAATTTGCTCAAGACCGAATTGCACCTTTGGTAAAAACAATGGATGCAAATGCGGAAATGGATGAATCTGTACTGCAAGGACTATTTGAACAAGGGGTCTGCatattttattactttaattCAAGGGTTACATTATTATTAAATGTTACTGCCAGTTgtgcaacttttttttcttttagattaAGTAGTTTGAATGGATGTTAGTCTTTTCTGTTTTCAACCCTAAATTGATGTTTAGTGAGAAATTACAGTTAGAAAAGTTTAAATGTTGTGTTTCATTCTGACATTTAAATTCTAACAAAACAAGATCAGAGTGGTCATGGTGATGAATCGCATATGTGTTAATAgctctgtattttgttttttgtatgaGTAAATAACCCTATCTTGACCCCTATGCAGTGATTATCAGCTTGTTAATTTATTGTAGGCATTGCAGAGGGATCTGAAGAGATTTTACATTCTCTGACTTGCACAAAAGTATTTTAATTGCTTATTACCTGtaagtaattttttttccagtagtgaaaatattttaaaatcttgtcaGCCTAAATTACTGTCTGTGATGATCTCCCCAGAACAGTTGTATTTACATTCTCTCCCTTTTAGCTAATGAGTATTGAGCTTGGACCAGAGTATGGAGGAACTGGATCTTCATTTTTTTCTACCATACTGGTGGTAGAGGAATTAGCCAAGGTTGACCCAGCTGTAGCTCTTCTGTGTGAACTCCAGAACACAATTACTAATAAATTGTTTATTACATATGGAACAGAAGAACAAAAGAGAACTTATTTGCCCAGACTGGCTAAAGATTTGGTGAGTTAAGTATGTCCTTTACTAAATTACATAAAATTTTATATGATTTCATAATGTTAGTGTCCATTTAGGGAATTAAATTATGCATTGCATTCTAAGGCAATATCTTCATATGCAAACATTGGAATGCTATTTGAGAACTGAAATCTGTCATTCCATGTACACAGATATATCCCCTTCATCTGGGGGGTGAAGGGGAAAAATGAAAAGTCTGTTGCACGTTTTTCAGTAATTTGGGGCTGATTCTGCAGTCCTTTTGAACACTACTCCCATGGGCTTCAATTTGGGTTAcatatatgtaaaaaaaatagcctggcacttttgtagccggcgttgcaaggtatttacgtgccagatatgctaaacgttcatattccccttcatgcttcggccaccattccagaggacatgcttttaTCCAAGGATCACTACTATACCAATATTAATCCTCACAAAACCTTATGAGGTAGGAAGGAAGTATATGAAGTATTAGGCCCAGACTACTGGTTGgctaactgaggcacagagggttaCGCCATGAATAAGTTTGGGAGAGCAGGGAAAATGTTGAAGAAGTCATGACTTCGTTCTCCCTGGCTCTAACCTCTAGACAACCCTGTCTTCACACTTATAAACCTAACTGATACTACCCACAATATATAGGTTAAGAATGGTTGAAATATTTAACAACTTTATACTTACTTTCCTTTCAAGTCTTATATTAATGTTGCATGCAgtgcatatattttaaataaaaccttTCATGTAGTTTTCCCTTCAATTGATAGACAGGCAGTTTCTGCCTTTCAGAGGTTGGATCTGGCAGTGATGCATTTTCTTTGAAGACTCGTGCTGATAAGAAGGGAGACTACTATGTTATCAATGGCTCAAAGATGTGGATAAGCTTTGCAGAACAGGCAGGAGTGTTTTTCGTGATGGCAAATGCAAATCCTTCTTTGGTAAGTTGCTAAGGAACAATTGTGGCTATTTCCTGTGGCTGTTGATAATATGATACTGATGTAATGTGGTGTAAATTCTTTGCATCTTGCTCCTACTAAAAATTGATTTTTACAAATTAGTCATATTTTCCCTGAATCATCTATATGACAAAAATGGAGAACCTGGTGAGTATTTTAACAAATTTCTTCACACACCtgggaaaataaaaatgtcaaaatagtaACTGCCCAAATGAGGGACCCAGCAAATATTGACACATCCTGTCTCATCAAAGAATAGACATTCTGAATCTTAATGGCACTTCTGTTGTATCTTTTAATGTTTTTGTATTGGCAGGATACTGTGATTAAAAGTGCAATAGAACTAGGCCTATATGCAATGGAAAGGAAAAGTTAGTACAATATTAAAATATGCCCATGTGACAAAGCACATTTGAAAAGAGACATGCCATGTTTTTTCATTTATCAGTTTAGATATAAGTAAGGTAAAGACAAAAAAATCCTAAACTACatagtttaaaatgtaaaaacatttCCACCAGTTAACTAAAAAAGATGGTGCAATTGAAAGGTGAAAACTGAGCAGCTGCAAAACTTAATTATTAGCAAAGGTGTTATGTTTATTTATTAGAATTGTTTTGCCGTGTCCCATCCAAAAAAAAGCCTAacttgaaaatatttataaaatgttatTATTTAAGTTTAAGTTTCAACTGATCAAAAGGGTTTTTAAGTTCCATCAGTGAAGAGCTGACTTTTTAGTTGAAAATCATGTCATTTCCAGTCCAggtctatatttatttatttatttatttatttatttatttatgtaatttCTTCATTCATAAATAGGTAGACAAATTAAGAAAAAGTTCCATAATATTAGATACACTGAAGTTCAACTAAGTCCTATTTTTAATCTCCTTCATGAACACTGAAATTTTGAGGCAAATTATTAATTCAGGGAAACAATGTATTTCTGTGTCAACAAACAGACAATTTCAAACTATAAAGTGAAGTGCAATAGTTAATGAATGGGATAAGTCTCGCACAAACACTAATTTCAGCTAACGGTGGAATCTGTTCATCCTCCTGCCATTTGTGTGCAACTGCCATTACTGTAAATGGGAATTACATATGTGCTATGTGAGAATAGACCGATAAAgaattatacactgaaatatcaTGTAGCCTGTATTTTACACAAAGCTTATAAATATTACAGCCAGATATTATGCTAagagaatattaaggttgcaaagtgaagtaGCCAAAATTTAGCATATGCCAGGATTAAGGTTGCTCATGCAATCCATGTTTATTGCcacatgccttatttactgcatactATTAAAACTCTGatctgaatacagaattaatttcctcttggaCTTTTCTGTGATACTGTAGCAACTGAATGCTTCACTAATGTTAACTAATTTATTTTCCCAATTCCACTGTGCTGTGAGGTAGtagtattacccccattttatagatgggggagctgaagcacagagTGATTAaagtcaaaagtgtccactaattttgggtgtgcCAATTTGAATCACgtaggacctgattttttcagaatACTTGGTATTTTATATAGCCCTTTAAATGTTCAAAACACAGTTTCCAGTAACTTCAGtagcagctgtgagtgctcagctccAGGGGTCTTATTTTGATATTcataaaatgaggaacacacaatttaGTGGACATTTGCGAAAAGTTTAGGTTGTGATTTACCTCGCATCACATAGAAACTCTGTGATAGAGGCAGGGTTAGAAACCAATTCTCCAGGATAGTGGTCAACTGCCTTAACTGTGAGACCACACTTTCTCTTCTTGCAACCCGCTGCATTCACTGcacaccttccagcttctgcaacaaatgaagcaggtatCCTACAGATCACTCTCTTTCACTGCACAGTCCTGATTTATCCCATGCCAAGTCCATTCTGCATATTGAAAAAGTTAGGTGTGtgctgtagaaaaaatagtattAATGGGCAATCTTAATTTGGGCTTATCCTAATTTttgattgcttttaaaaaaaaaactaggaaattataCACAAAAAATACGTCAAGGTTGCAAACTGAAAAATAGAAATTCCCTCATGTGGAATTATACTGACCTCTGTGTGTGTCATCcacagggttggaacctttagatcctcTGCATAGATCTGCTTGAGCTAACTTGGTAACTGATAGCAGTCATAGCTTGTCCTCCTTTATGGGGACTAGCCATTAGAGGTGCATGAGAGAAACACTTTGCCATTGGGTTTCACAAATAGtcgctgacagcagaggaattttAAGTTATTTCTAGGTTCTCTTGGGTGTATGCTCTAAGTGATCAAACTCTTCTGTCCCTCTTTCTGTATCCACAAGACCTGACCCATTCTGCCTTTGTCTCCTCCAGACAGACTGTCTGTCTAATAGTCCTGTCTCTCCCCAGTTCTAACTCCATAAACCagtctctgcctttccccaggctccttgtcccagtctgttTCCTTGCCTAATCAATCCCAGTCTCCACGCCCCTCCCCAGGCTCCTAATCCAATTCCAGTCTTTTTGCCTAGCCAGTCAAGTGGATAAAGCACAGTTGGGtgaccttgtttttgctgatggcACTGTCCTCCTTAGTTTGACACctcatttaatagaaaaaaaaaatccagcttttgGCAGAGACAGCAAAACACGTTGGTTTGTTGATAAACAAGGGGAGGTCAATATACATGACTATTGGTGATGCAAAAGCAACCGTTAGAGTAGACTTAGAAACACTAGGAAGAAGTAATTTTACCTGTTTAGGGAGTCAGATGTGCAGTGATAGTGACACCATGCTACATGTCAAGCAACAAATATCAAAAACAGCAAACAGCTGTCACAAACTTGAAAAGATTTGAAAAAGTAGTATGATTGGCACTCACACAAAAATACGAATTTTTAACACTGGCATCATGTCTGTCCTCCTTTATGGAGCAGAGTCATGGAAATCTATAACAGAAATTGTAAGATCAActcattccaaagtaaatgccTGTGGAAGATCTTCAAAGTCCATTGGAAAAAGTTTCTTGCAACATCAGAAATTCTGTATAGAGCAAACCAACCTAAAGCATAAACATGGTAAGAAGAGAGTGATGGATATATTTAGGACACGCTATTAATGATACTACCAACATGACTTCCACGTCAAGCAATAACATGGACACCACCTGGGAAGAGGGAAAAAAGGGTGACCTAGAGAAACATGATGCAGAGCAATAGAGAAAGAAGCTAAATCCATCAACATGactcagaagcctgaacagaGCAGCACAAGACCTAAATAAATGGTGGAAACTAGGTGGATGCTCTATGCACCTGGGGATGTATGGGGGataaagaagaaaatgaaatctAAATCTTTCCCTCTGGTCTCCTTGTCTAAGTCAGAGTCTTCCCTCCACCTTCCAGTCTCTCCAGTCACTCTCTCCCAGGCTCCTTACCGTCTCAGTCCCCACAATGCCTCTCTGCTCCAGTCTCCCCAGGCTCTTAGAGCACAAAAGAGATGTTTTTCCTGCTCTCCTTCTCTGTGTCCGCTGTCACAGCAGCACCTGGCAGATGGGAGGAGCATATACAATCTGGGAATGAAGCATCCTCAGTGGGGGTGGAATCTCTAGAGAATTTAGGTGCCAAACTAACACATCTGTACTGATCATGTGTGAACTGAGATCTTTCAAAAGCTTataatttgggcagattttcatggggacaaGAAAAGCTACTGCCATGCTAAATTTTAAATCCCTGCACCACAGCCTGGAGGCTTTAGGGATTCTCAATGAAGTGGTGCTAAGAAGTATTTTACCAGGGGGAATATGTATTTTTCTTAATCTTGAAAATGGCTGAAACATGTTTGCTGAAATTccgctgctccctcctccccccatgagcctaacagccagcatggaaaatttttgcctgaacagttaaagtttggcaaagctgttataagcaattgaaaagagGGTCTTCTAATGGGATGTGTCTGAAAACCTTAATTATTGGCACTACTACCATATCCACGTATAATAAGTCTTGTGACTCACCTTGATGCTTTAGGTGTAATACTAAAAAAGGcatattaactttttttgttttctagGTAACTCTGATTATGTTGGGTTCAAGTATTTAAGGTAACTTCTGTTAGGAAATACATGTTTAACCAGATTTAGAAATGGCATAAAATACCAGACGTACTAGTAAGAGctatcaataataataaattgataaattatcAAATTCAATACTTCAGACTTTTTGTAGTGGATTTTATCAGTATGAAAAATGTGTAAACGAATCCTGGGGATTGGAGAATGACACAAATTAAACAGTGTTACATAATATGAAATAGAAAATAACATTACAGAAACTGGGAAATATCTTTCAATGATGTTGCAGGAACGCTATTTACAAATGAACACTGAAAAGACTCAAGAACCTTGttacatatttttttctcttttacagtCTTGATGAATATTAATTTTTGATCATTGCGATTAATATTAAATAAGCATTATGTGATAATAGACAAcagctatttttttaatcatgtttcTGTGAAAGAAACCtttaaattatttacatttttaaattaacatacaCAAGTAAAAATTAAACCATTATGGAAGAATATAGTTATTTATTAGCTTAGACTTCAAGTTAATATTCAACTAGATGCTCCCCACTATTTAGTcttaggggaattctgcaccaaaaaattaaaaattctgtgcgtgatattttaaaattctgcatattttatatgtcaaaataacacaatataatcaaccaatttcaattattttggtaatttatttcaaaataactgttagcaagtatgtctgtaataatacagacaaaaaaattcagaatattttttttgacaaatagattccttactcggcaaattaatacagaactttgagtaattcatttaaactataaTACAGAAACGTATTTCCTGCATCCCTCAGAAGTAGTAGAAAGGTTTGGGGGAGTTAGGgctaacggaggagctgagggagagggacggagcctgggagtgaacctggaggattGTTGGGTGTGCGTGGCAGAAGTATGGAACAGATTTTCGGGGGAGGGATAGGGAGTTGGGGAGTCTCCACCATGCAGGCCCTGACTggcccctagcctctcccattcagtcaggcacttTACCCCCATGCCCTTGTGGTcctgcacctcttcccattcagccccggctcaatgctgtcaccccactagctcctgagcccccGCCCTAGTCTGCCCCCCCagtagcccttctgaaccccagtccaTGACCCCACAGCAGGCtccctgtgtgccccactctgtctatCCTCCGCCCATGCCTCCGAACCTGGCTCcgcaggcagggtgctgtgatgaacCCAGCAGGCTGCAGGGTATTACTACCAGTAAGCTGCTGCTGTATGTTCTGGCATCAcagtggcctctggtgggcaaaaggtggaactgcagcatttcttgggcagaatgtattttcttcaCAGAAAAAAATTTCTGCgctggacatgaattctgcatgtaagcagtggcacagaatttccccaggagtaagaTTGTATTTTACAGCATTGAAGGAGAAAATTGTACGTGGAAATGGGCAAGAGAATGGTGCCTAACGCCATGTACATCCCCATCTGTCATATATATAATAGCTGTCTGCAGCCTCACCACATGAATGCCATACTGTTAAGGCTTGTGAAGGTGCTAAACTCCCCTGGTCCCTCTGATATCAATGGAAATTGATGGTACTTCAAAGGATCAAGCCTTTGGGGCTCTGCTGAAATTGGGTTCTGGTTGCTGGAAATGGGGTGAAGCACGGGAAACAGCCACTCTGAACAGCATGATTTCATGGGAAAGGCCACAGATTTACATAATAAGATGGTGTGATGCTTCAGAGAGCAATGCTAATTCTTCCACCTCACAGAGTAGAAGTTAGCGGCTTTAGTAGGAGAGCCAATGAGAGCACAGCGCAAAAACGGGATTTGCTGTCGGGTAAAGTGATCTCAAAGGAGCACAGAGGAGGAACTTCAGTTGCATGAggcctgcaggattgggccagaaTTTCCAACTGCTTTGCATTCTATATAGGTATTACAGACCCTATCCTTCCCCCTTTATTTGAAGCTATCCTCCTCACCATATGGTTGATATGGCTAAGAGAGCCACTCAGACTGTTTTAAATGTGCTTTTTTCTCTGTTATTTTTTCTACAGAAAGGGATGACTTGGCCTTTGTTAAATTATTGCAATTGCAAAAGATATAGCTGGGGGAAATAAAATAGATGATGGTTCCACATTTTGTATATTAATATAGTATTTAACAGGTTTATATTGCAATATAGAAATCAAATATTCAAAGCCCATTTGGTTTTATCTTAAAAGTCAGTTCTTTGTTTTTTATCCATTGCTTAGGGATACAAGGGAATAACATGCTTCATAGTAGATCGTGGCACAGAGGGCCTACATGTAGGGAAAAAGGAAGATAAACTGGGAATCAGAGCAACTT from Emys orbicularis isolate rEmyOrb1 chromosome 7, rEmyOrb1.hap1, whole genome shotgun sequence encodes:
- the ACADSB gene encoding short/branched chain specific acyl-CoA dehydrogenase, mitochondrial isoform X2, with product MVAAALWRSCTKLRRNMPIYLASWKAPPSVFKSSKSEAMVNPANEGVVCAPLDTLTEEEIMMKEMVKKFAQDRIAPLLMSIELGPEYGGTGSSFFSTILVVEELAKVDPAVALLCELQNTITNKLFITYGTEEQKRTYLPRLAKDLTGSFCLSEVGSGSDAFSLKTRADKKGDYYVINGSKMWISFAEQAGVFFVMANANPSLGYKGITCFIVDRGTEGLHVGKKEDKLGIRATSTCPVTFENVKVPKTNILGLLGEGYKYAIGTLNVGRIGIAAQMLGLAQGCFDHTIPYVKERVQFGKSIFDFQGMQHQIAQVATQLEAARLLTYNAARLVEAGRPFRKEASMAKYYAAEVAALTTSKCIEWMGGVGFTKDYPIEKYYRDCKIGTIYEGTSNIQLSTIAKCIGQEY
- the ACADSB gene encoding short/branched chain specific acyl-CoA dehydrogenase, mitochondrial isoform X1 gives rise to the protein MVAAALWRSCTKLRRNMPIYLASWKAPPSVFKSSKSEAMVNPANEGVVCAPLDTLTEEEIMMKEMVKKFAQDRIAPLVKTMDANAEMDESVLQGLFEQGLMSIELGPEYGGTGSSFFSTILVVEELAKVDPAVALLCELQNTITNKLFITYGTEEQKRTYLPRLAKDLTGSFCLSEVGSGSDAFSLKTRADKKGDYYVINGSKMWISFAEQAGVFFVMANANPSLGYKGITCFIVDRGTEGLHVGKKEDKLGIRATSTCPVTFENVKVPKTNILGLLGEGYKYAIGTLNVGRIGIAAQMLGLAQGCFDHTIPYVKERVQFGKSIFDFQGMQHQIAQVATQLEAARLLTYNAARLVEAGRPFRKEASMAKYYAAEVAALTTSKCIEWMGGVGFTKDYPIEKYYRDCKIGTIYEGTSNIQLSTIAKCIGQEY